DNA sequence from the Aliidongia dinghuensis genome:
CAATGGGAGGACGAGCCGATGATCGCCAATATCACCCTACCTAGACAGATGGTTATCGGCGGCGGCGCGCTCAAGGAATTGCCGGGCCTGCTTGGCCGAGTCGGTGTTACGAAGCCGCTCGTCGTGACCGACCCGTTCATGCGCGACTCCGGCCGACTCGCGGCCGTGACCGAGCTGCTCGACGGCGCCGGCATCGGCTGGGGTGTGTTTGCCGATACCGTGCCGGATCCGACCACGGATGTGGTCGAGGCGGGGGCCAGGCTGATCGCGGGCGGCGACTATGACGGACTGGTGGCGCTCGGCGGCGGCAGCCCGATCGACACGGCCAAGGCCATGGCGATCCTGGCGGCGAACGGCGGCCGGATGCGCGACTACAAGGTGCCGGCGCCGATCCCCAAGATGGGCTTGCCGCTGATCGCGATCCCGACGACCGCCGGCACCGGCTCGGAAGTGACGCGCTTCACGGTCGTGACCGACACCGAGACTGACGAGAAGATGCTGATCGCCGGCATTCCCGCGACTGCGATCGCGGCCATCGTCGACTACGAGCTGACGCTCAGCATGCCGCTCCGGCTCACGGCCGATACCGGCATTGACGCGTTGACGCACGCGATCGAAGCCTATGTCAGCAAGCGGGCGAACCCGTTCAGCGATTCGATGGCGCTCTCGGCCATGAAGCTCATCTGGGCCCATCTGCCGACGGTTTGCGCCGAGCCCGGCAATCATGCCGCGCGCGAGGCCATGATGCTGGGGGCGACGCAGGCGGGCATGGCCTTCTCCAACGCCTCGGTGGCGCTCGTCCATGGCATGAGCCGGCCGATCGGCGCGTTCTTCCATGTGCCGCACGGCCTCTCGAACGCCATGCTGCTGCCTGAGATCACGGCTTTCTCGGCCCCGGCCGCCATGCCGCGCTACGCGCAATGCGCCCACGCCATGGGCTTGTCGGACCCGGCCGAGGGTGATCAGGCGGCTGTCGCACGGCTGATCGACGCGCTGCGCCGGATCAACCGCGACCTCTCGGTGCCGACGCCGGAGCGCTACGGAATCGATCGCAAGCGCTACCTCGAGCTGGCACCGACCATGGCGCAGCAGGCGCTGGCGTCGGGCTCGCCCGGCAATAACCCGCGCGTGCCGACGATCGAGGAGATGGTGACGCTCTACGAGCGCGTCTACGCCTGAGATCAGCCGAGGCCGATCAGCCCAGGCCGACCAAGATATCCGTGCCCTCGATGCGAAGCGGATAGACCTCGAGGTCCTGCGAGGCGGGCGCACAGAGCGCCTTGCCGCTTCTGACGTCGAAGCGCCCGGCGTGGATCGGGCATTCGATCTCGTAATCGTCGAGGAAGCCGTCGGTCAGGATGGCGAAGGCGTGGGTGCAGATGTTGGCGGTCGCGTAGAACGCGCCCTCGACATGGTAGATCGCGATATGGCGGCCTTCGATCTCGACGTCGATCATGTCGTCCGCGGCGAGCGCGTCGGTTGTCGTAGCCTTGATCCAGCGGATGGTCACGAGGCGGCATCCTCGATGGTCGATGGAGAGGGCGCCAGCCTAACGGCTAGGCTGAAGTCGTCAATGGCGGCCATGAGCGGCAACGGCGTCAGACGCGATAGCAGACGCGCAGGCCGCCCCACAGCCGGCCGGTGACGCGGATCGGTGCCGAGGCGTCCTTCATCAGCGCGAAGACGCCGCCGCCCATGTCGCGACGATAGGTCTGCAGCAGGAACGGCTGGGTATTGCGCACGACCGCCACCGCGGACTTGTCGAGATAGCGCCGCCGGTTGCGGCAGTTCGCCGCGTTCCACACCGGATCGCGTCCCGGCGGCTTCCGGAACTGCGGATTGTGCGTCGGGATGAGGTTGTTGTGGTCGGTCGGCGCACAGAACACCATGCGCTCGTCGAGCGCCATAATCGGGTCGTGCAGCGGCGGCAGGACCCGGTCGAGGAAGGGAATGTAGCGCGTCATATACTGTGGCGGATTGGAGCCCTCGATCTCGACCAGGTGCTTGTCGAACAGGTCGTCGACCGTGATGTCGCCGGCATCGATCGCGCGGGCGAAGCAGGCTTCGATCTCCTTGGCGACGCGGACCGCGGCGTCGATGAACTTGGTGTCGACGGTCTCGAAGCCTGAGCTTGCGGTCAAGGCCATGATCGCCTCGCTCGAGTCCAGGATCCGGTGGCTGCGCTCGGCGGCGAGCCGGAGCGCGGTGTTGGACTGGGCGACGCCGTCGTGCATGGCCTCGACCGTGCCGACGAAACCGTCGCACCGGCGGGCGATCTCCTCGGTGGCGCCGGCGATGCGCCCGGCATTCTCGTCGACCCGCACGACGGCATCGCCGACGGTCGCCATGACGGAGCCGATCGTCGCCGTGCTGTTGCCGACCGTCTCGGCCCGGCGCGAGCCCTCGGCGCTGTGTTCGACGAGCCGGCGGACCTGGGCGGTCAGACTGGCGAGGGTCGACCCGATGTCGGCCGTGGCCGTGCTCGTCTCGCGGGCGAGCGCCTTGACCTCGTTCGCGACGACGGCGAAGCCCTTGCCCGCCTCGCCGGCGCGCGCCGCCTCGATCGTCGCGTTCAAGGCCAGGAGGTTGGTCTGGCGGGCGATCCGTTCGATGCCGGCCGTCACCTTGCCGACCCGCTGCATCGCGGCTTCGAGGGCTGCGAGCTCGCTGCCGATCGTGCCGACCGAGGCGACCAGAGCCTGGATCGCGGCAAGCGAAGTCCGGATCTCCTCATTGGAACTGACGATGTCGCGGCGCGCCTGGGCCGCGGCGCCCTGCGTTTCGGACGCCATGTCGGCGATCTGCTGGTTGCTCGCGACGATGTCGCGCGTCGTACGATCGATCTGCTCGAAACGCTCGGTCTGCGTTTCCATCAGACCGCCGACCTGCTCGATATTGTTCACCACGTCCGCGATATCGACGCTCAATCGGCCGACCTCGGACGCCACGCTCGCTACGATGGTCCCGGCATCGTCCGTTGACGCCATCGCATCCTCCCTTTCTGGGGTTGCCGTTCGGTCCAGCATCGCCCAAGAGGGCTAACCGATGGTTCACACGGATCCAATTGGCAATTCGATCGAGAACGCGGCGGATCTGTCCAGAACGGGGCGGGCATCTCGTCTGGTCTGATGATATCCTTTACTGCCTCAAGTTTACGCGCGAAACCTCGCCCGTGGTGACTTGCCGATGATCAGCCAGCGGTGGAAAATGACGCTTCACTCCGCCGGCACGCCGAGTATAACGGAAGAAAATATAATATGAGGCAGTCCTTGTCGTCCTTCGATCTTCAGCGCTATCTCCCCTACCTCCTCAACCGTGCTGCGATTCGCATTACCGAGGCCTTTCAGCGCGAATTGCGGAAGGACGATCTGACGGTCGTCATGTGGCGCGTGCTCGCGGTACTGTGGCATGACAGGGCGATGCGGCTCGGCGCCTTGGCCGAGGCGACGACGATCGAGGTCTCGACCCTGTCGCGGCTCGTCACCAGCATGCAGATGCGCGGGCTCGTCAGCCGGACGCGCTGCGCCGAGGATGCGCGCGCGGTCGAGGTCGACCTCACGGACGAGGGACGCGCGATCGCGGCCAGGATCGTGCCCCTGGCGCTCGATTATGAGGCGACGGCGATCGCCGGCATGTCGAGCGAGGACGGCGACGCGTTGCGGCGGCTGCTGGTCCGGCTCTACGATAATCTGTCCGGCCTGCCTGAGCCGCCGGACTCAGCGGAACAGGTCTGAGCGCCACGCGCTCGGGCGAACGGGAAAGCAAGATCACACCATGCGCGTGGAGCGCCTCAAACCTTTCGTCGAATGGCTGTCGGAGCGGCAGGGCTCGGCCGCGGACATCGATGCGCTGCATCAATCGCTGTGCCGGCAGCTGGTCCGGCTCGGCTACGGCATCTGGCGCTCGGGCCTGCTGCTCGAAACCCTCGACCCGGAAATCAGCGGCGGCCGCATCATCTGGTCGCGTGAGGGCGTGGAAGAGGTCCAGGTCACGCTCAACCCGCACACCGCCGATCTCTCCGAGAGCTACGCCCGCAGCCCGCTCAAGATCGTCGACGACACCGGCCACACGCTCCGTGCGCGACTCGACAAGCCAATCCTGGCGCTGCCCCTGCTGCAGGAGCTGCGTGCCGAGGGCGCGACCGATTACATGATCGTGCCGCTCGCCTTTACCGACCGGCGGCGCAGCGCGGGCCTGAGCTTCACGACCGATGCGCCGGAAGGATTCTCGAACGAGGATGTGGAAGAGCTCGAGATCATTTCGCGGCTGATCAGCGCTGCATTCGAAGTGCGCCTGCTGCGTCATATCGCGCTCGGCCTGCTCGAGACCTATGTCGGGACGCAGGCCGGAGCCAACATCCTCGACGGCCTGGTCAAGCGCGGCGACGGCGGGCGCATGCGGGCGGTCATCTGGTATTCGGACCTGCGCAACTTCACGCGGCTCACCGAGACCATGGAGACGGGCGAGCTGCTCGACCTGCTGAACGAATATTTCGAATTGTTCGGCGTCGCGGCGGCCAAGCGCGGCGGCGAGGTCGTGCAGCATATCGGCGACGCGATCATGATCTATTTCACGATCCCGCCGGGTTCGAACGACGAGGCGGTGACCGCTGGGGTCGTCGACGCCGTGGTCGAGGCACTGGCCGGCCTCGAGGTCGCGAACGCGGCCCGGCGCGCGCGCGGCGCGGTCGAGATCAAATGCGGCATCGGCCTCGACATCGGCGAGGTGACGCATGGCAATGTCGGCTCGCTCCGGCGCCTGTCGTTCAACGTCGTCGGGCCCGCGGTCAACCGCGCCGCCCGCATCGAGACGCTGACCAAGGCGCTCGGCGTGCCGCTCCTGATGTCGGCCGATTTCGCGCGCACGACCGGCCGGGCCTGGCTCAGCGCCGGTTGGCATGCCTTGAAGGGCGTGCCGGACCCGGTCGAGATCGCGCGGCTGCCGTAACCAGCGTCCAAGAGGGTGGTACTCCAAACGGGCCTCCCGGCGCCGCGACGCGCCGGGAGGCCCGCCGCTCACGCGGCCGCCGGCAGCTTGTCGAGGAAGCCGATCACCTGCGCGATGCGGCCGCCGTCGAGCACCAGCACGTCGCTGCCTTCGATCGGCGGCGCAGCACCGGCCGGTCCCAGCGACCACGAGAAGCGCACATGATCGCCATGGCCGTCGGCCGGGCGGACGAGCGCGAAGCGGAAGCCGGGGAAGCGCTGCTGCACGGCGCCGATCAGGGCGCCAATGTCGCGCTGGCCGGCGGCACGACCCATCGGGTCGACGTAGACCGCGTCCTCGGCCCAGTCCTGGCCGAGGAGCGCCGCGCGCCGGTCGGCATCGGTCTCGTTCCACGCGGCGATATAGCGTTCGGCGATTTGTTGGGCGGAGGAGTTTTGGGCTTGCGACATCTCGGGTCTCCATCGATCAGGGCGTCTGGCGGCTCCAGACGAGACCCATCATCGCCATCGCCGGCGCCCGGTCGATTACGTGCCAGGTAAGGCGGTGTCGGCGTCTGACGATTTCAATCGGGCCAGCCGGTCGAGATGCATCCGGATATGGGCCGCCTCCGCAGGGCTGTGGGCGAGGGCGATGGCGCGGTCGAAGCAGGCGCGCGCCTCGTCGAACCGGCCCAGCTGGTCGAGCAGCGCGCCCTTGAGGCCGAAGAAATAGAAATATCCCGAGAGCCGGTCGGCGAGCGGCTCGATCATGTCGAGCGCGTCCGCAGGCCCGTTGAGCTTGGCGACGGCAACGGCGCGGTTGAGCGTCACGACCGGCGAGGGCTGCAGCCGCTCCAGGGTCTGATAGAGCCGGTCGATCTGCGCCCAGTCGGTATCCTCAGCCCGCGCGGCCTGGTCGTGCAGCGCCGCGATCGCGGCCTGGACCTGATAGGGGCCCGGCCGGCGGTGGCGCATCGCCTTGTCGACGAGCGCCAGGCCCTCGGCGATCATGCGCCGGTGCCACAGGCCCCGGTCCTGGTCCTCGAGCAGGACCACCTGGCCGTCGGCATCGAGCCGCGCCGGCGTGCGGGCATGCTGCAACAGCATGAGCGCGGTCAAGCCCATGAGTTCGGGCTCGGCCGGGTAGAGCCGCAGCAGCAGGCGCGCGAGCCGGATCGCCTCGTCGGCGAGCGGCCCCCGTTGCTGCGCTTCGGTGCCGGTGCCGGAATAGCCCTCGTTGAACACCAGGTAGAGCATGGCCGCGACGGCGGCGAGCCGCTCGGCGCGTTCGACGGGGCCCGGCGGCTCGAACGGCACGCCGGCGCCGGCGATCCGGCTCTTGGCGCGCGTGATGCGCTGCTCCATGGCGCTTTCGCCGACCAGGAAGGCGCGCGCGATCTGCTTGACCGAGAGGCCCGAGACGATGCGGAGCGCCAGCGCGATCTGCTGCGTTGCCGGCAGGTCCGGATGGCAGCAGATGAACAGGAGCCGGAGCACGTCGTCGCGATAGTCGGCGCCGTCGAGCCGGTCGGCTGCCGCACTCTCGGCATCCTCGAGGTCCGAGATGAGCTCGTCGGGCGGCAGCGGCGCCTGGCGCGACTGGCGACGCGCCTGGTCGATGCCGGCGTTGCGGCCGACCATGATGAGCCAGCTGGCCGGGTCGCGCGGCGGCCCCTTCTCCGGCCAGGTTCTGAGCGCGCGCAAGCACGCGTCCTGGAACGCCTCCTCAGCCGCGTCGAGATCGCGGAACCAGCGCAGAAGTGCCCCCATCGCCTGGGGACGCGCCGCGGTCAGCGCCGCGTCGATCCAGGCGAGGTCGCTCATGCGTCCATTACCGCTGCGGGCGTGGCCTTAGCCGGCGTCACCGTGGCAGGCGTCACCGTGACAGGCGTCGGGGCCGGCTTGAACAGGGCCAACGGCCGCAGCTCGTAGCTGCCCTCCGACGTGTAGGTGCTCGCCAGTTCCTTGGCGGTCTCGACCGCCTGGTCAAGGTCGGCGCATTCGACGATGTAGAAGCCCAGGAGCTGCTCCTTGGTCTCGGCGAACGGACCGTCGAGCACGAGATGCTCGCCGTTCTTGCGCACGGTCGTGGCCGCCGTGGTCGGCAGCAGGCGGGCGACCGGGCCGAGCCGGCCCTGCGCCGCGAGCTTCTCCTGCACGGCGCCGAGGCGCGCCATGACGGCGGCCTCTTCCTCCTCGGGCCAGGCACTGACGGCGTCTTCGTGGTCGTAGCACAGGATGGCGTAGAGCATGGGCATCCTCCCTTCATGACCCAAGGACGCTGGAGGATGCCCGAAGCCGACAGGGCCGGGGAAAAATTTTCATCGACGAGCCAATGCGAGAATCTGAAAATAATTATTGTTTTACAGAAATAAATTTAGTTCTATGGTCGAGATGATCCATCTCGAGGGAGACGAACCATGGGCATGCTGCTGACGATGCTGCCGTCCAGGACCGACAGCGAACGGCCGATCCATCGGCGCATTCAGGCGCGCAGCCGCCTGTTCTCGCTGCTGTTTACCGGCCTGCTCTGGCTGCTCGCGGCGCTCACGGCGGCGCTCGTGCTGGCGGCGCTGTTCTATCGGGGCGACCATGTCTTCGTCGGCGCGGACGGCGTCGACATTACCTTCGGCTCAGGCCAGCCGGCCGGCAAGGTGCCGCTCGCGAGCCTT
Encoded proteins:
- a CDS encoding iron-containing alcohol dehydrogenase; amino-acid sequence: MVIGGGALKELPGLLGRVGVTKPLVVTDPFMRDSGRLAAVTELLDGAGIGWGVFADTVPDPTTDVVEAGARLIAGGDYDGLVALGGGSPIDTAKAMAILAANGGRMRDYKVPAPIPKMGLPLIAIPTTAGTGSEVTRFTVVTDTETDEKMLIAGIPATAIAAIVDYELTLSMPLRLTADTGIDALTHAIEAYVSKRANPFSDSMALSAMKLIWAHLPTVCAEPGNHAAREAMMLGATQAGMAFSNASVALVHGMSRPIGAFFHVPHGLSNAMLLPEITAFSAPAAMPRYAQCAHAMGLSDPAEGDQAAVARLIDALRRINRDLSVPTPERYGIDRKRYLELAPTMAQQALASGSPGNNPRVPTIEEMVTLYERVYA
- a CDS encoding non-heme iron oxygenase ferredoxin subunit encodes the protein MTIRWIKATTTDALAADDMIDVEIEGRHIAIYHVEGAFYATANICTHAFAILTDGFLDDYEIECPIHAGRFDVRSGKALCAPASQDLEVYPLRIEGTDILVGLG
- a CDS encoding methyl-accepting chemotaxis protein; translation: MASTDDAGTIVASVASEVGRLSVDIADVVNNIEQVGGLMETQTERFEQIDRTTRDIVASNQQIADMASETQGAAAQARRDIVSSNEEIRTSLAAIQALVASVGTIGSELAALEAAMQRVGKVTAGIERIARQTNLLALNATIEAARAGEAGKGFAVVANEVKALARETSTATADIGSTLASLTAQVRRLVEHSAEGSRRAETVGNSTATIGSVMATVGDAVVRVDENAGRIAGATEEIARRCDGFVGTVEAMHDGVAQSNTALRLAAERSHRILDSSEAIMALTASSGFETVDTKFIDAAVRVAKEIEACFARAIDAGDITVDDLFDKHLVEIEGSNPPQYMTRYIPFLDRVLPPLHDPIMALDERMVFCAPTDHNNLIPTHNPQFRKPPGRDPVWNAANCRNRRRYLDKSAVAVVRNTQPFLLQTYRRDMGGGVFALMKDASAPIRVTGRLWGGLRVCYRV
- a CDS encoding MarR family winged helix-turn-helix transcriptional regulator — encoded protein: MRQSLSSFDLQRYLPYLLNRAAIRITEAFQRELRKDDLTVVMWRVLAVLWHDRAMRLGALAEATTIEVSTLSRLVTSMQMRGLVSRTRCAEDARAVEVDLTDEGRAIAARIVPLALDYEATAIAGMSSEDGDALRRLLVRLYDNLSGLPEPPDSAEQV
- a CDS encoding adenylate/guanylate cyclase domain-containing protein, which gives rise to MRVERLKPFVEWLSERQGSAADIDALHQSLCRQLVRLGYGIWRSGLLLETLDPEISGGRIIWSREGVEEVQVTLNPHTADLSESYARSPLKIVDDTGHTLRARLDKPILALPLLQELRAEGATDYMIVPLAFTDRRRSAGLSFTTDAPEGFSNEDVEELEIISRLISAAFEVRLLRHIALGLLETYVGTQAGANILDGLVKRGDGGRMRAVIWYSDLRNFTRLTETMETGELLDLLNEYFELFGVAAAKRGGEVVQHIGDAIMIYFTIPPGSNDEAVTAGVVDAVVEALAGLEVANAARRARGAVEIKCGIGLDIGEVTHGNVGSLRRLSFNVVGPAVNRAARIETLTKALGVPLLMSADFARTTGRAWLSAGWHALKGVPDPVEIARLP
- a CDS encoding nuclear transport factor 2 family protein, with the translated sequence MSQAQNSSAQQIAERYIAAWNETDADRRAALLGQDWAEDAVYVDPMGRAAGQRDIGALIGAVQQRFPGFRFALVRPADGHGDHVRFSWSLGPAGAAPPIEGSDVLVLDGGRIAQVIGFLDKLPAAA
- a CDS encoding RNA polymerase sigma factor — translated: MSDLAWIDAALTAARPQAMGALLRWFRDLDAAEEAFQDACLRALRTWPEKGPPRDPASWLIMVGRNAGIDQARRQSRQAPLPPDELISDLEDAESAAADRLDGADYRDDVLRLLFICCHPDLPATQQIALALRIVSGLSVKQIARAFLVGESAMEQRITRAKSRIAGAGVPFEPPGPVERAERLAAVAAMLYLVFNEGYSGTGTEAQQRGPLADEAIRLARLLLRLYPAEPELMGLTALMLLQHARTPARLDADGQVVLLEDQDRGLWHRRMIAEGLALVDKAMRHRRPGPYQVQAAIAALHDQAARAEDTDWAQIDRLYQTLERLQPSPVVTLNRAVAVAKLNGPADALDMIEPLADRLSGYFYFFGLKGALLDQLGRFDEARACFDRAIALAHSPAEAAHIRMHLDRLARLKSSDADTALPGT
- a CDS encoding YciI family protein, whose protein sequence is MLYAILCYDHEDAVSAWPEEEEAAVMARLGAVQEKLAAQGRLGPVARLLPTTAATTVRKNGEHLVLDGPFAETKEQLLGFYIVECADLDQAVETAKELASTYTSEGSYELRPLALFKPAPTPVTVTPATVTPAKATPAAVMDA